In a single window of the Acidobacteriota bacterium genome:
- a CDS encoding addiction module protein, whose amino-acid sequence MTSEGKAVLENALALSPVERASVISALLASFDRASRATLDAAWATEAEDRIDAHPGLSGFGSPR is encoded by the coding sequence ATGACGTCGGAAGGGAAAGCGGTCCTTGAAAACGCCCTGGCCCTGTCGCCCGTCGAGCGGGCTTCCGTGATATCAGCGCTGCTGGCGAGCTTCGACCGTGCTTCCAGGGCAACCCTCGATGCGGCGTGGGCGACGGAGGCGGAAGACCGGATCGATGCCCATCCGGGGTTGTCTGGC